ACAACAATTTCAATAAATCAAAATTTAGAAAATGATGACATAGAAGAGCCATTAATTTGGTGGAGATTATTATTGTTTGTTCCTCTTTTACTTACCCTGATTCAATCTTTTATTGGAGTAAGGCTTTCATCAACTTGGTCAGCACATATTTGCTTATCTTTTAATAAACAATGTCTAATTTTAAATACTCATAAATTATTTGCTTTTCCAATTGCTTTTTCAATTCTATTAATAATTGCTACTGCAATTTATAAGAGAGATTTGCTTAATGAAAATTGGAAATATCTCTCAGCACTTATTTTTCTCTTGTTTTCCCAAATTGCTTTGGGTGTTTTAAGTCTCAAAACAAATTTAAATGAACCTATTTTTATTATCGGTCATCAACTTAACGCCTCTTTATTTATTGCGATATTAACTACATTAATTTTTAGAAATCCTTTTACCAAAAAAGGTCTAAACCACTCCCTTAATTCCCAAATGGTTGGTATCAATTCATGAACAGTAGTAACTTAGAAAACTTGAACTATAAATCTTCAATTAGGGATGAAGTTGTACCTTCAAGAAAAAGATTAACTTTGCCACCTTGGCTTGAAGTGGCAAAACCTAGATTAATCCCACTTTTACTGGCAACAACTTTAGGAGGAATGGCTTTAACAGAGGAATGGCCTTTGTCTTCCCCGAAGCTTATCTGCACTTTAGGAGGCGGCGCTTTGGCAGCGGCGGCAGCAGGAGCTCTTAATTGCTTGTGGGAAATGGAATTAGATAAAAGGATGACAAGAACTAGCAAAAGAGCCTTGCCAGCAGGAAAATTGTCATCTGAGACTGTATTTTTAGCTGCAGTATCATGTACTTTGGCAGCTTCGATGCTTTTAGTAAGTGGTGTAAATTATTTAGCTGCGGGATTAACTCTTCTTGGTTTATTTAGCTATGTAATTTTATATACAGTTATTTTGAAACCTCGTACAACAAAAAATATTGTTTTCGGAGGAGTTGCTGGCGCGATACCACCTCTAGTTGGTGCATCTGCTGCCACAGGGCATGTAGGCCTAAGTGGCTGGTGGTTGTTTGGTTTAGTAATGTTATGGACTCCAGCACATTTTTGGGCACTTGCAATTTTATTGAAGGACGATTACGCATCTGTTGGCATTCCTATGCTCCCTTCTGTTAAGGGAGCTGTTTTTACTGCTAAAGCGATTTCTCGTTACGGATGGGCAACAGTTTTAATGAGTATTATGGGAGTCTTCGCTTTACCTGAAGGGGGTCTCTTATACGGAATTATGTTATTGCCATTTAATGGAAGACTTTTGCAATTAATAAATGAATTAAAGAAATATCCTGATGATCTTTCAAGAGCAAAGTCTCTTTTTAGGTGGTCTATTCTATATATGTTTGGTATTTGTCTTTTGTTATTAATCTCCAGAACCCAACTATCCGTAGAATTTGAGCAGCAATCTATGCAAATATTTTTATCTATAGTATCCCTCCTTAGTAATTAAATTAGATGTAAAATGTTTTTTAAGAGATAGTAAGTTTGATGAATTATATAAAAGTTAAAGGTCTCTCAAAATCTTATTCAGAAATCAAGGCTTTAAGAAATTTATCAATGGAAATTAAAGCTGGAACATTATTCGGAATACTTGGTCCCAATGGTGCTGGCAAATCAACACTTATAAAAATACTCGCTACTTTAATAGAGCCTGATAGTGGAGAAGTTTTTATAAATAATATTAATCTGATTAAAAATTCAAGGAAAATTAGAGAATTAATTGGTTATGTTGCCCAGGACATTGCACTTGATAAAATATTAACTGGAAGAGAGCTTTTGGATTTTCAATCAGATTTATATCACATCAACAAAAACAAAAAATTTGAAAGGATAAAGAAATTAATAGATCAATTGGAAATGAATGATTGGATTGATCGTAAGTGCGGAACTTATTCAGGGGGAATGAAAAGAAGAATAGATCTTGCAGCTGGACTATTACATTTGCCCCAAGTATTAATATTGGATGAACCTACAGTTGGTTTAGATATTGAAAGTAGAAATATCATATGGCAACTTTTGAAAGATTTGAGGAATAATGGAATGACAATTATTTTAAGCAGTCACTATCTTGATGAAATAGATAAATTGGCAGACAAATTAGTGATAATTGATGATGGAAGAGTTATAGCTCAAGGGACTCCTGCAGAGCTCAAAAATAAATTAGGAGGAGATAGAGTAACTTTGAAAGTAAGAGAATTTAGTAATCAGGAAGAAGCAAAAAATATATGTCAAATTTTATCTTCAATAGATGGAATTAGTCAGATTATCATAAATGAAGCTCAAGGTTTCTCGATAAATTTTGTAGCAGATAAGGAAAAAGATTTACTTACGAAAATCAAAGTGGAGTTGGCCTTCTCAAAGTTTGAAATTTTTTCTCTAACCCAAAGTCAGCCAAGCTTGGATGATGTATATCTTCAGGCAACTGGTAAAACATTATTGGATGCCGAAATTTCTATGGCAGGGAAAAGAGACCTTAAAAAAGAATCAAAGCAATCAATGCGATAAAAAAAACTTTTGGATAACTAACTATAATGAATAGTAAATACTGCTAATTATGGAATTACAACAGTATAATTTATTTTTTTTATATCAAGAAACATTTGCTTTAACGAAGAGGTTATTTATTCAATTAAAAAGAAGACCATCAACTCTTTTAGCAGGAATATTACAACCCATAATTTGGCTTTTTTTATTTGGGGCACTATTCTCTAAAGCTCCTGAAGGTTTTTTACCAGGAGTTGATTCTTATGGGAACTTTTTAGGAGCGGGACTGATTGTTTTTACTGCTTTTAGCGGAGCCTTAAACTCCGGTCTCCCTTTAATGTTTGACAGAGAGTTTGGATTTCTTAATAGATTACTGGTGGCTCCTCTAACCAGTAGATTATCCATAGTTTTATCTTCTTTTATTTATATAACAATCCTAAGCTTTGTTCAGAGTATTGTAATAATGGTCGTTTCTTACATTTTAGGTTATGGATGGCCTAACTTATATGGTTTAGGAATTGTTTTTACAACACTAATTCTATTGGTTCTTTTTGTGACATCAATAAGTTTATGTTTAGCGTTTGTCTTGCCCGGACATATTGAATTAATCGCTCTTATATTTGTGATAAACTTACCTCTTCTTTTTGCGAGTACTGCTTTAGCTCCAATCTCTTTTATGCCAAATTGGCTTGGGTGGTTAGCCTCATTAAATCCATTAACTTTTGCGATTGAACCTATTAGGACTGCTTATACAGAAACAATGAATTTAGAATTAGTGGCTTTACATGCCCCATATGGTGATTTAACTTGTAAGAGTTGTATATCAATTTTATTTTCTTTAACAGTTTTTTCCTTGATTATCATAAGGCCTCTGTTAAATAGAAAGTTAAATTAATAAATTTATGCTTTTAAAAAATCATCTAATAAAAGTTTTTAAAAAAGCCTCTTCAGAAAATAATATTTTGCTTAAAGAAAGTATTATCCTTAAGTGGGTGCATAGATTTGGGATTGATTCTTTAAATGATTTATTAATCAATACCCCAGGTCTAAGGGAATATCAGCTTGAAGAAAATCAAGAACAAATCACTTTAATAGATGAAGTAGATGAAGAAGAAAATCAAAAACAAACTACTTTAATGGATGAAGTAGATGAAGAAGAAAATCAAGAACAATTTAAACTTGAATTATCAAAAACTGTTGAAAATATAGAAGAAACAAAATCGGAATCAATAGGTTTAGAAACTCCTAGCAGTAATATAATATTTAGCAAAGATCGAACTTCTAATAATATAAAAAAACCTATTGATAACCAGAAATTACCACTTCCTAATATTAAAAATTTAAGAAAGTGGATTAATAAAGATAAAAAAGCAAGTTAAATTTTTACATCATTCCTGGCATACCCATGCCACCCATTCCCGGCATACCCATGCCACCCATTCCTGGCATACCCATGCCACCCATTCCCGGCATACCCATGCCGCCCATTCCTGGCATACCCATGCCACCCATTCCTCCCATTGGATCCCCACCTGGCCCTACAGGGGCTGTGGCTTCAGGCTCTGGAATATCTGCCATGGCAACTTCTGTTGTGAGAAGCATAGCTGAAATAGATACCGAATCTTGAAGTGCTAATCTTATTACTTTGGTTGGATCTAATATTCCTGAATCTTTTAAATCCTCATATTTTCCTGAATTAACATTAAAGCCTTTGTTAAGTCTTTTTATTTCAGCGACAACTACATCACCATTAAAACCAGCATTTTTTGCTATTTGTTTGGTGGGTTCCAAAAGAGCTTCTTTAATTATATTTACCCCTGTTCTTAAATCATCGGAAGATGTTTGACTTAAATTTAATAGCTCATTTGATATTTCAATTAAAGTTTGTCCTCCTCCAGAAACAACACCCTCTTCAATAGCAGCTTTCGTAGCATTAAGGGAATCTTCTATTCTCAATTTTTTATACTTCATTTCTGTTTCTGTAGCAGCTCCTACTTTAATAAGAGCTACCCCTCCAGCTAGTTTAGCTATCCTTTCATTGATTTTATCTTGATCATACTCTGTTTCAGTTATATTAACTTCCCTCTTTAATTTCTCTACTCTCGCTTTAACTAAATCTTTAGTGTCTTCAAAGGCAACAATTGTAGTTTTATCCTTTGTGATAGTTATTTTTTTTGCTTTTCCTAAATCATTAATCGATACTTTATCAAGTGTCATCGATTTATCTTCGCTAATTAACTTAGCCCCTGTAAGAATTGCAATATCTTCAAGGGCAGCTTTTCTTCTCTCACCAAATAACGGAGCTCTCACGGAAGCTACATTTAAAACCCCACTATTCTTATTCAAAACTAGAGTGGTTAAAGCCTCTCCTTCAATATCTTCAGCAAGAATTAGAAAAGGTGAGCTTGCCTTTTGAATTTCTTCAAGTATTGGAACTAGATCAACTAAAGTTGAGATTTTTTGATCAGTTATTAATATTTTAGGGTTTTCAAGTTCACAAACTTGTCTTTCTTGGTCTGTTACGAAATATGGAGAACTATAACCTCTATCAAAAGACATTCCTTCAGTAATATCTAATTCTGTTTCTAATGATTGAGATTCTTCAACAGTTATTACTCCATCTGAAGTAACAATATCCATTGCTTTCGAAATTATAGATCCAATTTCTTCATCACCTCCAGCACTAACTGTTGCAACTTTTTGTATATCAGAACCACTTAATGAAATACTTTTGGAACTTAATTTTTCTAAGACAAAAGCTAGGCCTGCCTCCATACCTTTTTTTAACTCCATAGGGTTGGCACCAGAAGCAATATTTTTTAATCCCTCCTGAACCATCTTCTGAGTCAAAATGGTTGCTGTTGTTGTCCCATCACCAGCACTCTCTTTTGTCTTTGATGCAACTTGTTCTATTAATTTCGCACCTAAATTAGAAATAGGGTTTTCAATCTCGATCTCTTTAGCAACTGTAGATCCATCTCTTACTATATCCGGCGTACCAAATTTCTTTTCTATTACAACGTTTTTTGCTTTTGGCCCAATAGTAACCTTTACTGCATTAGCTACAAAATTCACACCTTTTTCTAACGCTTCTCTTGATTCATTAGAAAAACTTAACTGTTTAGCCATGTTTACTCAATCTTTAGTCTTATTCTAATCTCCCATAGAATCATTTTTAAGGGATATTTAATTAAGTGGGGAAAGCCGAATTTCTTTTGATGAGACATACAAATTCACTCAAATAAGAGTATCTTTAAGTTATGGAAGAAACAAATAATCTTATTTTTACTCTTACCGCAATCCTCGCGATTGCTATGACATTAATATATTTTCCTTTAAGATTTTTCTTGACATTAACGGCTAGAAGTCGAAGACTTAAACTTTTACAGAAAATTAGAAGGTTAAGAGATGAATTAGGACAGCCTTATGAAAGTACATAATTAAATACTCATACCTCCGTCTATACTTATTGTTTGCCCTGTGATATAACTTCCAGCATTACTTGAAACTAAGAATGACACTAAGTTTGCAATTTGAGTACAACTTCCTAATTTCCCTAAAGGGATAACTTTAAGTATCTCTTCAGTATTAAGTTTTTCAGTCATTTCTGTTTCTATAAAGCCTGGAGCTATTGCATTTACGTTTATACCTCTTGAAGCAAATTCTTTAGCACAAGTTTTGGTGAATCCAATAACTCCAGCTTTAGCTGCAGAATAATTTGCTTGACCGGGATTACCAATTATTCCAACAACAGATGAAATATTTACGATACTACCACTTCTTTTTTTCATCATAAATTTTGAAGCATATTTTGTACAAAGAAAAACCCCTTTTAAGTTTGTATTTAATACATCATCCCATTGTTCCGATTTCATTCTCATCAATAGTCCATCTCTAGTAATACCAGCATTGTTAATAAGAATATCAATGGAGCCATTAATTTTTATGATTTCTTCAAAAGCTGAACTGACAGAATCCTCTCTTGATACATCAAATTTTAATTTATGAGCTTTACCTCCCGAATTTTTTATTGAATTTACAACTTCTTCAGCTTTTTCATCAGAAGAAGAGTAATTAATAAAAACTTCTGCTCCTAAGCGGCTTAGTTCTAAAGCAATTTCTTTACCAATTCCTCTGCTAGCTCCAGTGATTAAAGCAACTTTGCCTGATAATGAATCTGTATTGGACATTATGAAATTTTATAATCTTCAATCGTAGTACTATTTGTGTAAAGATATTGCTTTTATTTATAATTGTCTAGAAAATATTAATTCCTTCTATTGTGCATTTTTTAATACCAGCTGCAGGGAGTGGTAGCAGAATGAAAGCTGGAAAAAATAAATTACTTATTGATTTAGAAGGAGAGTCTTTGATTTATTGGACACTTAAATCTGTATTTTCTGCAAGCTCAACAAACTGGGTTGGAATAATTGGTCAACCGAAAGATAAAAATTTATTATTAAATTCAGCAAAGGATTTTGCCCACAAAGTTCATTGGATTAATGGTGGTGACACCAGACAACAGTCAGTTTTTAATGGTTTAAAAGCGTTACCAAAAGATGCTGAAAAAGTTTTAATACATGATGGTGCTAGATGTCTAATTAATCCTGAATTGATAGACCTTTGTGCCAAGAAATTAGATGAAAATGAAGCTGTAATTTTGGCCACTAAGGTAACCGACACTATAAAGATTGTTGATAATGAAGGTTTTATTAAAGAAACACCAGACAGAAATTATTTATGGGCAGCGCAAACTCCTCAGGGCTTTCTAGTAGATAGATTAAAAAAAGCTCATAAGATGGCAATTGATAAAAACTGGAAAGTCACAGATGATGCCTCACTATTTGAAATGCTTAATTGGAAAGTGAAGATTATTGAAGGAACTTATTCAAATATAAAAATTACGTCCCCTATAGATTTGAAAATAGCAAAACTTTTTGTGAAGAACCCCTAGTTAAAAAGGTGTATCGATACTAAGAATGCCATTATCACCATTTAAAGTGGCTTCGTATCCTAAAGGAATGCAAGCATTTCCCGATATGTGGCCTATTGGTAGGTCAAAAAGAATAGGAAAATCAAACTCTTGGAGTCTTTCAATAATGCAATTTTTTAGTAAATCTTTCCATTCAAGGTCGCAGGAATCATTAGAAAAAATTCCGAATCCAATACCCGCAATTTCAGTAAGTGTTTTAGTCATTCTTAGGTAAGTCAACATGCGATCAATTTTATAAATATCTTCATTAATATCTTCAAAAATTATTATTTTCCCTTTGCAATCTGGAAAGTGATTAGTACCAATTAAAAAAGTAGCAATAGTCAAGTTAGAAACGATAATTTCTCCTTTAGCTTTCCCACCTCTTAAAGGAATTCCTCTTATGTCCTCAACATATCCTTCAAAAAGTAAATTTCTTAATCTCTCAAGACTCCACTCTGGCTCTTTGAAAAGGCCAGTAACCATAGGCCCATGAATAGAACCTATAAATCCTTGAGAATATTTAGATAGTAATAAAGAACATGTATCTGAGAATCCAAGCATTAAACCATCCTGCCAAGAAGGTTCTTTTTCTAAAATTCTTGCAGAACCCCAGCCTCCTTTTGCAAAAATTATTAGCTTACTATTTTGTGCTTTTTCCAGTTCTTCAAATCTACTTAGATCATTACCTGCAAAGTAACCAAACTTTTTTGACAGAGAATTATTTTCATTAATTTCCAAGCCCCAGGTTTTTAAAATTTCTATTCCTTTTTGAAAATTTTCTTCTTCATCAATATAGGAGCCAGGAGCTAGAATATCTATCTGATCACCTTTTTTCAATCTAAAGACCATTTTTAGAATTTATGAGGAAATAATAATTCCTAATAAAAGAACTCCTCCATAAATTGATTGATTTTTGAAGTGATTCCCAATATT
This region of Prochlorococcus marinus str. GP2 genomic DNA includes:
- the ispD gene encoding 2-C-methyl-D-erythritol 4-phosphate cytidylyltransferase; this encodes MHFLIPAAGSGSRMKAGKNKLLIDLEGESLIYWTLKSVFSASSTNWVGIIGQPKDKNLLLNSAKDFAHKVHWINGGDTRQQSVFNGLKALPKDAEKVLIHDGARCLINPELIDLCAKKLDENEAVILATKVTDTIKIVDNEGFIKETPDRNYLWAAQTPQGFLVDRLKKAHKMAIDKNWKVTDDASLFEMLNWKVKIIEGTYSNIKITSPIDLKIAKLFVKNP
- a CDS encoding ABC transporter permease — its product is MELQQYNLFFLYQETFALTKRLFIQLKRRPSTLLAGILQPIIWLFLFGALFSKAPEGFLPGVDSYGNFLGAGLIVFTAFSGALNSGLPLMFDREFGFLNRLLVAPLTSRLSIVLSSFIYITILSFVQSIVIMVVSYILGYGWPNLYGLGIVFTTLILLVLFVTSISLCLAFVLPGHIELIALIFVINLPLLFASTALAPISFMPNWLGWLASLNPLTFAIEPIRTAYTETMNLELVALHAPYGDLTCKSCISILFSLTVFSLIIIRPLLNRKLN
- the groL gene encoding chaperonin GroEL (60 kDa chaperone family; promotes refolding of misfolded polypeptides especially under stressful conditions; forms two stacked rings of heptamers to form a barrel-shaped 14mer; ends can be capped by GroES; misfolded proteins enter the barrel where they are refolded when GroES binds), which gives rise to MAKQLSFSNESREALEKGVNFVANAVKVTIGPKAKNVVIEKKFGTPDIVRDGSTVAKEIEIENPISNLGAKLIEQVASKTKESAGDGTTTATILTQKMVQEGLKNIASGANPMELKKGMEAGLAFVLEKLSSKSISLSGSDIQKVATVSAGGDEEIGSIISKAMDIVTSDGVITVEESQSLETELDITEGMSFDRGYSSPYFVTDQERQVCELENPKILITDQKISTLVDLVPILEEIQKASSPFLILAEDIEGEALTTLVLNKNSGVLNVASVRAPLFGERRKAALEDIAILTGAKLISEDKSMTLDKVSINDLGKAKKITITKDKTTIVAFEDTKDLVKARVEKLKREVNITETEYDQDKINERIAKLAGGVALIKVGAATETEMKYKKLRIEDSLNATKAAIEEGVVSGGGQTLIEISNELLNLSQTSSDDLRTGVNIIKEALLEPTKQIAKNAGFNGDVVVAEIKRLNKGFNVNSGKYEDLKDSGILDPTKVIRLALQDSVSISAMLLTTEVAMADIPEPEATAPVGPGGDPMGGMGGMGMPGMGGMGMPGMGGMGMPGMGGMGMPGMGGMGMPGMM
- the fabG gene encoding 3-oxoacyl-[acyl-carrier-protein] reductase produces the protein MSNTDSLSGKVALITGASRGIGKEIALELSRLGAEVFINYSSSDEKAEEVVNSIKNSGGKAHKLKFDVSREDSVSSAFEEIIKINGSIDILINNAGITRDGLLMRMKSEQWDDVLNTNLKGVFLCTKYASKFMMKKRSGSIVNISSVVGIIGNPGQANYSAAKAGVIGFTKTCAKEFASRGINVNAIAPGFIETEMTEKLNTEEILKVIPLGKLGSCTQIANLVSFLVSSNAGSYITGQTISIDGGMSI
- a CDS encoding heme o synthase; this translates as MNSSNLENLNYKSSIRDEVVPSRKRLTLPPWLEVAKPRLIPLLLATTLGGMALTEEWPLSSPKLICTLGGGALAAAAAGALNCLWEMELDKRMTRTSKRALPAGKLSSETVFLAAVSCTLAASMLLVSGVNYLAAGLTLLGLFSYVILYTVILKPRTTKNIVFGGVAGAIPPLVGASAATGHVGLSGWWLFGLVMLWTPAHFWALAILLKDDYASVGIPMLPSVKGAVFTAKAISRYGWATVLMSIMGVFALPEGGLLYGIMLLPFNGRLLQLINELKKYPDDLSRAKSLFRWSILYMFGICLLLLISRTQLSVEFEQQSMQIFLSIVSLLSN
- a CDS encoding COX15/CtaA family protein; the encoded protein is MINNQLYKSKYLTVFKRLGSHSVLALIALIVIGGATRVMEAGLACPDWPLCYGSFLPFNHMNLRVFLEWFHRLDAFLVGILILFQFALSIIWKNEIPNWLPKTYSLLLFLVIVQGSFGALTVINLLDSYTVTGHLLIAFLLLITTISINQNLENDDIEEPLIWWRLLLFVPLLLTLIQSFIGVRLSSTWSAHICLSFNKQCLILNTHKLFAFPIAFSILLIIATAIYKRDLLNENWKYLSALIFLLFSQIALGVLSLKTNLNEPIFIIGHQLNASLFIAILTTLIFRNPFTKKGLNHSLNSQMVGINS
- a CDS encoding ABC transporter ATP-binding protein, which codes for MNYIKVKGLSKSYSEIKALRNLSMEIKAGTLFGILGPNGAGKSTLIKILATLIEPDSGEVFINNINLIKNSRKIRELIGYVAQDIALDKILTGRELLDFQSDLYHINKNKKFERIKKLIDQLEMNDWIDRKCGTYSGGMKRRIDLAAGLLHLPQVLILDEPTVGLDIESRNIIWQLLKDLRNNGMTIILSSHYLDEIDKLADKLVIIDDGRVIAQGTPAELKNKLGGDRVTLKVREFSNQEEAKNICQILSSIDGISQIIINEAQGFSINFVADKEKDLLTKIKVELAFSKFEIFSLTQSQPSLDDVYLQATGKTLLDAEISMAGKRDLKKESKQSMR
- a CDS encoding LD-carboxypeptidase codes for the protein MVFRLKKGDQIDILAPGSYIDEEENFQKGIEILKTWGLEINENNSLSKKFGYFAGNDLSRFEELEKAQNSKLIIFAKGGWGSARILEKEPSWQDGLMLGFSDTCSLLLSKYSQGFIGSIHGPMVTGLFKEPEWSLERLRNLLFEGYVEDIRGIPLRGGKAKGEIIVSNLTIATFLIGTNHFPDCKGKIIIFEDINEDIYKIDRMLTYLRMTKTLTEIAGIGFGIFSNDSCDLEWKDLLKNCIIERLQEFDFPILFDLPIGHISGNACIPLGYEATLNGDNGILSIDTPF